The Trachemys scripta elegans isolate TJP31775 chromosome 6, CAS_Tse_1.0, whole genome shotgun sequence genome includes a window with the following:
- the ALDH1A1 gene encoding retinal dehydrogenase 1, whose product MSIENTKKQIPDRNSAPALPAPLSDLKIKYTKIFINNEWHDATNGKKFAVYNPATGDKICEVEEGDKDDIDKAVKAARKAFQLGSPWRTMDASERGRLLNKLADLIERDRLVLATLEAIDGGKLFSNAYLMDLGACLRTLRYCAGWADKVQGRTIPMDGNFFTFTRHEPIGVCGQIIPWNFPLLMFVWKIAPALCCGNTVVIKPAEETPLSAIYMGSLIKEVGFPPGVVNIVPGFGPTAGAAISHHMDIDKVAFTGSTQVGKLITEAAGKSNLKRVTLELGGKSPNIIFADADLDNAVESAHIGLFYHQGQCCIAGSRIFVEEPIYEEFVRRSVERAKKIILGDPLSCNANHGPQINEEQFHKILDLIESGKKEGAKLECGGGPWGDKGYFIQPTVFSNVTDDMRIAKEEIFGPVQQIMKFKTVDEVIKRANNTQYGLAAAVFTKDLDKALTFATALQAGTVWVNCYGAASAQCPFGGFKMSGNGRELGEYGIHEYTEVKTVTIKIPQKNS is encoded by the exons ATATTTATAAATAATGAATGGCATGATGCAACTAATGGCAAAAAATTTGCAGTCTATAACCCCGCAACTGGAGATAAAATTTGTGAGGTAGAAGAAGGAGACAAG GACGACATAGACAAAGCTGTTAAAGCAGCAAGAAAAGCTTTTCAGCTTGGGTCGCCATGGCGTACAATGGATGCTTCAGAACGGGGAAGGCTCTTAAATAAACTAGCTGACTTAATTGAAAGAGATCGTCTAGTCTTAGCT ACATTGGAAGCCATTGATGGTGGAAAACTTTTTTCCAATGCCTACttaatggatttaggagcctgccTTAGAACTTTACGCTACTGTGCAGGCTGGGCTGATAAAGTTCAAGGTCGTACCATTCCAATGG ATGGAAACTTTTTCACATTTACGAGACATGAGCCCATTGGTGTGTGTGGCCAAATTATTCCT TGGAACTTCCCTTTGCTTATGTTTGTCTGGAAGATCGCTCCTGCCCTTTGTTGTGGAAACACAGTGGTCATCAAACCAGCAGAAGAAACTCCACTGTCTGCTATTTACATGGGATCTTTAATTAAAGAG GTTGGATTTCCACCAGGGGTAGTGAATATTGTGCCAGGTTTTGGACCCACAGCTGGAGCAGCAATTTCTCACCACATGGACATAGATAAAGTGGCTTTCACAGGCTCTACACAG GTTGGCAAACTGATCACAGAAGCTGCTGGAAAGAGTAATCTGAAGAGGGTTACATTGGAACTTGGAGGGAAAAGTCCTAATATCATATTTGCGGATGCAGATT TGGACAATGCTGTGGAATCTGCACACATTGGTCTGTTCTACCATCAGGGTCAATGCTGCATAGcaggctctaggatttttgtGGAAGAGCCTATTTATGAAGAGTTTGTCCGCAGGAGCGTTGAGCGAGCTAAGAAAATTATCCTTGGTGATCCTCTGTCTTGTAATGCAAATCACGGTCCCCAG atTAATGAGGAGCAGTTTCATAAAATCCTCGACCTAATTGAGAGTGGGAAAAAAGAAGGAGCCAAACTGGAATGTGGAGGAGGTCCATGGGGAGACAAAGGTTACTTCATCCAGCCCACGGTTTTCTCTAATGTTACAGATGATATGCGCATCGCCAAAGAAGAG ATTTTTGGGCCAGTGCAGCAAATCATGAAGTTTAAAACTGTAGATGAAGTGATCAAGAGGGCAAACAATACTCAGTATGGATTAGCAGCAGCAGTTTTTACCAAAGACCTTGATAAAGCATTGACATTTGCAACTGCTCTTCAGGCTGGAACAGTATG GGTTAACTGCTATGGTGCAGCATCTGCTCAGTGTCCTTTTGGAGGATTTAAAATGTCAGGAAATGGACGAGAACT GGGAGAATATGGCATTCACGAATATACAGAAGTTAAGACTGTCACAATCAAAATTCCACAGAAGAATTCATAA